The stretch of DNA aagaagttggTTTGAGTAGATAACGCCTTTTTCAAAGACTACTATAAATTGCAAAACAAGTTTCATACAGTCCTCACATATCGACCTCCAGTACTGGAACACCAGAATGCCGCATTCTGTATCATTGCATTTTCAGTGAACTTGCCACGAGTATAGGAATTTAGATATTCTTTTTGtttgtaacaaattttgtttccaCCTTTTCTCCTTTTGATCCGTATTTCTTTTTGTAACACTATGTTCAGGTATAtagtatgtatatatgtgtatagAAATCTTGTAAATTGAGTTGAAATCCGTAATTTCGGTATTTGTAAATTCACTAATTCAGAGatgaatattattttattattttgtcaaTAATAGTTCGAGAAATGTTAGGGAGTTAACCACTTTGAgtggaaaaaaaatgaattgttTAGTATTAGTTCAagtgtaaagaaaaaaaatattggttatCTAAAAGTGTGTTTGAtttgtgttattattttttgtttttagatttgtgaagagaaaagaaaaaataataggtaaaaacagaaatagaattttgttacttttactgttttttttccataaaatttaaaaataaaaaataaaaacagaaaataaaaatgtaaattagATGCACGTATAtacttttccaattttttttgttcgaAAAAGTTGTGTAACAGTGTACCATATAGTTCAAAATTTGACATCTTTTTATATGTTGGTGGAGAATGACCCATTTAATTATGTGCACTTCATTTTTTTATGGGATTTCAGTAAGAAACTAAGATATTTTATTCACAAAATaatctattaaaataaaattttgggaAGTGTTAGGTAAACAATGACCATCTTGAACAACATAAACAACcactaatcaaataaaaatacactacacCTTTAAATTAactatctaaattttaatattaaaataaccatccgtaCACCTAGGGAAATGAATATCCGATATATctattgtttattttgtttaatatttttattgtctacctatactttttctaaaattttttagtagTTTGATCATTCAAGCTATTCAAGTGTCAAGATTTTAGATGTTTAATTCGTGTTCATGTCTTGTAGCGTTTATgagattaattaatattagtatATTATGTGCAAAGTTGTTTGAATGACCAATTGGCCATAACTTCTAATCTATAACCGTATTATATCTCCTACCTAGAATTTTTTAGAGACAAAGATGAAAACGAATAAGCATTATTGAAACACGCATGTGTACACGCTATTGTAATGAAAGTGatttttgttgagtttggacatgTTTAGTTGAACTTGGATTACAAAAATGATTGGATGTTAGTTGGGTTGTTATGAAATATAATTAATGTCTACACAAAAGAATAGACAAATGGAAGACAATAAGGTAACAAATCTAATCCAAAATAACCAACTACATTACTAACTAGAAAGCATAGATTATTAGTCAACACAAAGAACGATACTTTTGCTTTGTCCTAGTTTTGTTTCCATTCTTTACTCACATCCATCAAAACTCATTCACtaaaagtagaatccaaaagaACATGCACACTCTTCCTTCTTCCTCAACTTTgaattttgagatttttttttcctttttcgaCACAAGAATTCGAATTGGTTCAGCATGCCAAGCAAGCTAAGGAAGGCCATTGGAGCAGTGAAAGACCAAACTAGCATTAGCCTAGCAAAGGTAACCAATGCAGCGAATCTAGAAGTGATGATTCTTAAGGCCACAACCCatgataaaaatcaaatagaagAGCGTTACATCAATGAAATTGTGCAAATAGTCTCATCCAACAAACTCTATGCAGCCGCATGCGTCCAAGCAATAGCCAAACGTATTGGGAAGACACGCAATTGGGTTGTTGCCCTCAAATCTCTTATGATTGTGCTTAGAATCTTCCAAGATggtgatgtctattttccaaagGAAGTATTCCTTGCAATGAAACAAGGTGCAAGGATTCTCAACCTTTCTAATTTTAGGGATGACTCCGGTTCTAGTCCTTGGGATTACACTGCATTTGTAAGAACATTTGCTCTCTACCTCGACGAGCGCTTGTATTGCTTCCTAACCGGAAAGCTTCAGAGGAGATTCACGTATCATCATGATAAGAACCACATAAAGAATGATAATATGAAAGATATGAAACCCAGCATTGTTTTGGATAGAGTTGTAAACTGGCAAAAGTTGTTGGACAGAGCCATTGGTACTAGGCCTACCGGTTCGGCTAGGGGAAACCGTGTGGTTCAAGTTTCGCTTTACGCCGTCTTGCAGGAAAGTTTTGATCTTTATAGAGATATAAGTGATGGGATTGGTGTAGTTTTGGATAGCTTTTTCCATTTGCCATATGCAAATGCAGCATGTGTGGCTGCTTACAAGGCTTGTGACAAATCATGCAAGCAATTTGAGGAGTTATCTGCTTTTTATGGTTTCTGTAAGGGCATTGGGATTGGGAGATCCTATGAGTACCCAACTGTGCAGAAAGTTTCTAGAGTGCTTATGGAGACATTGCAGGAGTTCCTTGAAGACCAAGCTTCATTTTCGACGAATGATGGATCCAAACCCAATAGGAATCTTCTTCATGCAGGGTCAAGTTCATCACAGGATGAGAAAGACACTTGCTCTAATAATGATGGGTCAGAGGATGAGAAACAATCACAAGAaattgttgttgatgatgaatCCAAGGAGGGTTGGGAATTGGTATTGGCAGAGTCAACAATTGCACCTGAAAAAGCATCACCTAAATTGGCAAATGATTTTAACTCATTTGTCAATTTTTTGGACCAACCTTTGGTACCTCCAATCCAATATAATCCATTTCTTGATCCTCCTATCCAACAAAGTCATGATGATTTTCAAGGTTCTAATTCCATGACAAATTTGGATGTACTTTTTGGTGTGATAAATACAAATGAGAAATCAGAGGCAACCTTTGATGCTCAACATCAAGATTTTCAAAATAGAAATTCCAGTGAAACAATTATTGCACCAACATTCAATGTATTAAGTTTTCAATCTACTCTGAATATGGTTCCTGTGGAATTTGAAGCACAGAGTATTCATAATTCAGTTGTGGCACCAACTTTTAGAGCAACAAATAGTAATGAGGAAACATTGGTAACACCAAATGAAGATGATCCTTTTGAGACATGGTCCACCACAAACAATTTGGTAAAAACATCTGAATTGTCAAATCAAGAGCAAATTGcagaacttttttattttattttagcaCTTGGATTCATTTTATCtcatgttttttttctttacttttctaaaTAATGGTCTCTCCTTTTACTGGTTATTCACTAAGATGTAATTTGTCCATTTCTTAGTTTCGCCAATTGTGTTTTGCTAGTTGAATATTTCCATCATAGActataaataactttttgtcAAGAATAGAAAGAAGTATTTTAGTCATGCATCTTCAAAtggtttatattttaaatataataaaatgataaaatatgctttttttCCTAAAGTctatcatttttttcaaaaaatactcttaatatctattttgatttaattttatatttaacgttttcaatttattcaattttgtttctaagttgaattttttgttgttgaaaatGGTGAGtaagttgaatttgttgatgaGTCAGGCTTGCTCTTCCAATTGGTGTTCTCTACAAAAATGTTTCTCTTAGGCTGTAGTATGGCTTTATTGCTATACCATCACCATTGTTGGTCTTGtacatttttctttcaattaatttaatattttttaaaattttattaggtagacaataatttttatcccccttgctgcatgcacaaagcaggattcgaacccccgacacttgcttaagcggactagtgagctaaccactaaaccaacccaacttggttgaattctaaaattggtttaataaaataaaaaaacacttaataaattaaacattcgatatctattgttcacatagtttaatattttcattgtttacctatacttttctttaatcattttataattttatttaattatgaccgatataaattaataactcaCTCGTTGAACTAGTAATTTAATGACCCCGTCGtattggtttgattttgaaaactatgaattcaagttatttttttatttgttccaaaacaaagaaaaataattctaaataattctaattcgctcacttttttgtttttgatattgAAACGATAATAGGGTTTTTTTGAAATGTGGATTGTTAGGGTGTTATTCTCAAATGTGGACCCGTTTAATTAGATAAGTAGAAATCGGACTATCTGATTTGTTTGAAGTATAGAAATCAAACCGTCCGATTTGTATAAGTACAGAAATTGGACTATTCGATTGGTGAGAGGTACTCAAATCGGACCATCCgattaatgttaaaaaaaataaaaaaaattgaggtaCAGAAATTGAACTATCCAATTTATATatcccaaatttttttaattttttaaacatagATCGAATGATCCAATTTGTATATTTCACACcattttaaaaaacacaaaaaattacagCATTATAGCATATCACTCCTACCACTTTCgtatctaaattttttagcaGGTTTCCAAACAAGCTCTTTCTCATTCACAGCGCCTCCATTCTCGATTCTCCATTTTCATCGCTCATCACTCATCACTTTTCTCTTCTTCCGCGCACTCAAATCTCACGCAATGTCCACCATTCACAACACCTCAAGCTCCTGCTCCGCCGTCCGCGATTAACTGCGCCTGGAGCTCCGCCGTTAACGATTCAGTCGTCTCTCCGTCTCGAGCATCGCCGCCTTCGTCTGCACAGCGTCGCGGCAGACTAGCGGTGTCCGGGTTCTGTGGTTTTGCCGTCTTCTTTTCCAGCCGTCCCCTTGGTGGTACCATTTTCTGCTTCTAtatccttttgttttttcttcttgtcCCTGTAAGCTCTGAATAGTTCTTCACTGTTGAAATTTGTTCCTTGAGGcagttattaatttatatttttttgtcccctgtttaatttaatttcagtgTCTTTAGAAGTTAAAAGCAGAAAATTTTGAAAGGTCAACAATGTTATGAATGACTATGTTATGTTTTAATTGAGACTATGTTACTTTCTATGTCATTggatttatgattttattgaGACTTTTTACGTTAGATTTATGTTTTCATTGAGGCttatgttattgttgatgaaTGGAATTGTTATATATGCTGGATTGTTCATGGGATTGTATAAATTTATGTTTTCCTTCATGAGGTGCAGTATTGGAAGATTGGAACACTTTGTTTGCATGTGCTTataaatttatgttttcaatCTAATGGTTCTTACTTAAACATATTCAGTAGCATTATATATGGTGAATTCTAGTATGACTATACTATGGTGGCTATGGTGACTATGCAAGTGTTGTTAATATTAAAgtcacatttttttatattttggtaaCTTTTTTTTTAGGTAACACTTTCTTAAAAATGGtgtttaacaataaaaaagcgttattttaattttagccaCACTTTTTAAAACACTATAGTCATGGTAGTCACCATAATATAGTCCTACTAGAATGACCCATTATATATTACATCTTACATTTCTCTGCTGCGTTGTGATGTAGTTACTGCTATGTAGGCTGtgcttgttctttgtttttctttttcgtttctttttctttccttttattttcagacaccaaaaaaaaaatatattacatattacataccCAGATTGATTTAGTTTCCCATACTTAAAAGTCACACTCATTTTACTTTTTGTTAATTGGATCACCATAATAATAGGATTTTTTATTGTTTCAGGTATTTCATGTTGTCTGTCTGAACCTCTTTGTGTATTGTCCCAAGAAAGGATTTTATATCAAATTGCTAATGAGAGGAATCATTGGAGTAAGGCACCAAAACCCCACCATCTCTAATGCCACTAGGAACACTCTAGCACATTTTTCCACCTCTTCTGGTTTTGGTGGTGGCAGCGGCAGTGGTAGTGGTCGAGGTCGTGGAGGCTCTGGTTTGGGAGGACCATTTGGATTCAATGAGAGAGCTCCAGGAAAGCCCAATTTTGGTGACCCTAAATCTGAAGAACCAGAGTTGCCTTCTCCCCCATCTTTGGTTTCTGGTCGTGGACACGGTCGTGGTAGGCCAGCCCCTCCGTCAGGCATGCCTTCTTTCTCGTCATTCATGTCGTCCATAAAACAGCCATCTGCTGGTCGCGGTCGTGGTGGTCCGTTACCATCCCATATCCAACAAGATTCCCAGAAGCAGCCTGATTCTGAGCCAAAGAAACCTGTTTTCTTCAAAAGAGAGGAAGATGATGATTATGTTGGTGTTGATGCTGGTGCTGGTGTGTCTTCAGATGTTTTGACACCAAAAACACCAATTTTTAGCAGTGGTGATGGTGAGAGTGATCAGAAGAACCTTCCTGGAGGCATAGTAGGTGTGTTGTCTGGCAGTGGACGTGGGAAGCCCAAGCAGCAGCCTGATCAAAGGACTCAAGTTTCCCAAGAGAATAGGCATATCCGTGCTCAACGAGCTCCAGGcactggtggtggtggtggtggtgttaGTGATCGTCGTGCTCCTGCTGATGCTGCACCATCTGGTTCTGTGCCTAAGAGACAGCCAATGCAAAGTGTTGACGATGCAGTGAATGTTGCACTGAGGATTCTGTCACAACGGGATAATGATGTTGCTGGAAGAGGAAGAGGTGGCTTTGGTCGAGGCAGGGGTGGAGGTCGGGGGAGAGGAGGATTTAGAGGGAGGGACTTGGAGGAAAGGGGTGATGGGGATAAGGATGAAGAGGATTACGCCTCAGGGCTATTTCATGGAGATGATGCAGACGGTGAGAGGTTTGCCGAGCGGGTTGGGCCTGACATCATGAATCAATTGACTGCAGGTTTTGAGGAGATGGCTAATAGTGTTTTCCCCTCACCATTGGAGGATGAGTATTTGGAAGCATTTGACACCAATTGTGCTGTAAGTGGTTAGCCGCCGCTTCATTCTGAGTTTGTTGAGAAATGATCAAAAGTAGTTCAATGAACCAAGGTGAAACTTTCCAGCTTAGCTGGATTTATTGGAAGGGCATAAAGAAGTGGATTAAGTTAATTGAATTGTTATTAGGAAAATTGTTGGCCTTGATTCATCTATCTCAGAAGAAATTAAGAACAATGGCTTTCTTAGAGAAAAATGTTAATCTAACCCTCTGTTCCATGTTTAATCTTCATAGTACAGTATTTGACTGTTCCctgttgttttattttttttggcagATTGAATTTGAGCCAGAATATTTGATGGGTGAGTTTGATCAGAACCCAGATATTGATGAGAAAGAACCTATTCCACTTCGGGATGCACTCGAGAAGATGAAACCCTTCTTGATGGCATATGAAGGGATTCAAAGTCAAGAGGAGTGGGAGGTATGCTGTATTAGTAATCTTATCTATGATTGAGGGCAACTAGAAATTACGTAACGTGCCAAAGTTTTGAGCTTTGACAATTAGTTTGGTTTCCAAATTTCCAATAACTCACTTTTTTCCCCTTGATTAACACGTAcatttagataactgctgtattacttcttttcctttgaagtAATTGTCTGCTTTTTGTTTCTGTATTTATTCACACTTGTTTTTTGCTTCTCTGACATTTATATCCTACTAGGAAATAATGGAAGAGACAATGGCGAGAGTTCCTTTGCTGAAAAAGATCGTCGATCACTACAGTGGACCAGATAGGGTAACTGCAAAGaagcaaaatgaagaattagaAAGAGTTGCTAGCACTCTTCCTAAAAGTGCACCATCTTCGGTGAAGCAATTTACTAACCGTGCTGTCATCTCTCTACAGGTTTGGAAACTAACTACTGGATGACAAGTTATTTTGGTTTTAGGCATTCAACCGTAGATAATATTATGAGTTTGTCTCTTATGTTGGTAGTCTCATAATAAGTTCCTATTATGGAATTCATCATAAGTATTTATAAAGAAAGTAATTAGCAGATAATAATAAACGGTTCTAATTGTAGATTTGCAATACAACCAAAAACATTCTATTAGCTACAAATATAGTAGAAAAGCAATTCGATAGTATATCTTATCCAAAGTCGAAACTATGCAGTAATCGAATCATTTCTCAGTATTTTTGTAGTGTACTGCAGAATGGTTCAAACAATGAgggggtttttttttttgggtcacAATTTGAATACTTCTAAGTCCTAAAGTATGAAATATCGCCATAAAGATGGTATACATGGTTGATATACAAAGACCAAAATACCATACTTTTCTGAAATGTAAAGTGGGAAAAAAACAAGCCTTATCCCAATAAATGGGGTTGGCAGCATGGATTAAATGACGTCATTGTGTCATGTCATTTGCCTGAAGTAAGTCTATTTGTATTTAGATCTCTCTCAACCATCTCATTTAGAGCCATTTTAGGTCATTTCTTAACCCATAACCACTGATGTTTTTCTTATCTGATATAACCTCCTGCCCCGATACTTTACTGGTCGTATCCCAACATGTTAAAACCACATAATATGTGATTAAATAATCTTTTCAACAATAGGTGTCACACCAACTTTCTCTCTCATGCCCTCAGACCAATAAAGACTCCCAAAAGATCTGTTTCTTGCTTTGTTACCTCCTTAGTTGGCTTAtactttttccctattttcgtATTCCGTCATAAAGAACAATTGTTGAAATATTTCCTTTTACATTCATCTTCTCTTGCATACTTCTGTCCAACCACCATGATTCTTTATATCTTGTTCCAGTACCTCATTTCTCTGAAGGTTTCTTTTGCTACTTTTCTAATCACTTCAGCATGTTTGCCATCTCATCCtaacttcctttttcttctaccTGTTTCTAGAAATCTCTTTATTTCTCACCTTTCATTAGCCACCACCTAATCATTGGGTTCCTTTATTGATGACTTCATGTCACGTTTTGCTGGAGTTGAAGAGcacagtatttttttttttaatacggTAGGGTTATTGTGATTCTTCTTACTAGCATTTTCAACCacattgacaaaaaaaattattatttgcagTTAGTCCGAGAAAAAATCGACTTGCCCACTTTATATGTCCGAAAATGTTTGTCTCGTTTCTTAAACTAGGTGTTTGTTATAGGAAACGCGAAGGttgaaaaaaaatcctaaaattattTTGCCCTTTGTGTCGATTATCTCAAAACCATTTACCTTGTGGATCCCTTCATATCTGCACTCATCGTTCCCCCACATGTCGATTTAAGTCTCCCAAGGAAATATTGTGTACTAATGGTATGTTTTGAATTAGACCTTCTAGATCTTCCAAAAACTTTGCCTGTGTTGTTTTTCCAATCTGACTTGTGATACATGTGCACTAATCACATAAAAGGCCTCCCCATTAATCATTATTTTAATTGTGATGATTTGATCACCCATCTGTTTAACCTTTATCACATCATTCTTCCAATACTTATCAACAGTAATACCTATTCCATTTCTATTCTTCACAAATTTATAGCATGTTGCTTTTGGGCAACAACCAAACCTTAGCACAATTCCGTGTTTGATCTCTGTCATTGAGTTTCAACAAAGTTTTATGTGACCTCCTCTTTTATGTGGCCTTGGAACCTACTATGTAAGATATTTACATAGGCCAGAGTtcttattaattgaaaaaaggaCAAGGAATAGAAGTTTTCCTTGGACTTTGAATGATATGTTAATGTTAATCCATACATgattttgcatgcttttgaaTTATATATGCGCAGTATGTATATGACGTATGTCTTTGTTAATGTATAATAGTACAAGACTGCAAATCATATGTATGCCTGTGGTGGGGAAATTACATAAATGATGCACCACCATATATAGCGTGCTTGATTCTTTTGCTTTCTATGTAGCatgtttatgttatttatgTTAATGTTTGGATTGGAATATGATGATGCAGAGCAATCCAGGCTGGGGGTTCGACAAGAAATGCCATTTCATGGATAAACtagtttgggaggtttctcaaCATTACAAATGATGAGGTTTAATATgctcttttcaattttaaacctTTTACATGATAGATTTCAACTTTTGAGGTGTACAATGCTGTGCGGATTAATCAACTTTTGCCTTAATTGTCGTTAGTTCATAAGATCTCTCAACACTTGAAAGGAATGGAGAATATTAGACAACTTTGGTCTTGCTTCATTTtagttctttcttttcttttaaattactGTTACAACTCTTGTAATAATAATTCgaaagatatttattatttattttgtagcATGGTTGCATGATGTTATTAGAcggatattatataatttttaatttgttttagacTATTAGATTAATATTGAATTTCTAGTATTGTGGTCAGTAGCTCATGCGTCATATAATTCTTAGTTTGGATAATGGATAAACTACTATGTAAGAGTTCAATGTAATTTGATACAAATTGATCTAGTTTCCAAATAGGCTGTATTAGTTCAATGTATTTAGATACAAAAGAAATTATAGTGAGCTATTTGTCCATCAGAAGTTAGAGGAGGTTTCGTCAACTCTATGGATACATACGGTGGTATAAaaggatttttttgttttcatttattttcaatatatgaAAGAGTGAATACCCCATTCGGTCTTTGACAATTATCTCTAAAGGACTACGAgatccttaaaaaaaaaaaacatctaacctggcttttgattttttttggactgattaatctctgtgcaaaaaaaatattgatagtttttttttgtatataaaatattgATAGTTAATCAG from Arachis duranensis cultivar V14167 chromosome 4, aradu.V14167.gnm2.J7QH, whole genome shotgun sequence encodes:
- the LOC107482341 gene encoding clathrin coat assembly protein AP180, producing the protein MPSKLRKAIGAVKDQTSISLAKVTNAANLEVMILKATTHDKNQIEERYINEIVQIVSSNKLYAAACVQAIAKRIGKTRNWVVALKSLMIVLRIFQDGDVYFPKEVFLAMKQGARILNLSNFRDDSGSSPWDYTAFVRTFALYLDERLYCFLTGKLQRRFTYHHDKNHIKNDNMKDMKPSIVLDRVVNWQKLLDRAIGTRPTGSARGNRVVQVSLYAVLQESFDLYRDISDGIGVVLDSFFHLPYANAACVAAYKACDKSCKQFEELSAFYGFCKGIGIGRSYEYPTVQKVSRVLMETLQEFLEDQASFSTNDGSKPNRNLLHAGSSSSQDEKDTCSNNDGSEDEKQSQEIVVDDESKEGWELVLAESTIAPEKASPKLANDFNSFVNFLDQPLVPPIQYNPFLDPPIQQSHDDFQGSNSMTNLDVLFGVINTNEKSEATFDAQHQDFQNRNSSETIIAPTFNVLSFQSTLNMVPVEFEAQSIHNSVVAPTFRATNSNEETLVTPNEDDPFETWSTTNNLVSKQALSHSQRLHSRFSIFIAHHSSLFSSSAHSNLTQCPPFTTPQAPAPPSAINCAWSSAVNDSVVSPSRASPPSSAQRRGRLAVSGFCGFAVFFSSRPLGGTIFCFYILLFFLLVPVSSE
- the LOC107482433 gene encoding uncharacterized protein LOC107482433 gives rise to the protein MRGIIGVRHQNPTISNATRNTLAHFSTSSGFGGGSGSGSGRGRGGSGLGGPFGFNERAPGKPNFGDPKSEEPELPSPPSLVSGRGHGRGRPAPPSGMPSFSSFMSSIKQPSAGRGRGGPLPSHIQQDSQKQPDSEPKKPVFFKREEDDDYVGVDAGAGVSSDVLTPKTPIFSSGDGESDQKNLPGGIVGVLSGSGRGKPKQQPDQRTQVSQENRHIRAQRAPGTGGGGGGVSDRRAPADAAPSGSVPKRQPMQSVDDAVNVALRILSQRDNDVAGRGRGGFGRGRGGGRGRGGFRGRDLEERGDGDKDEEDYASGLFHGDDADGERFAERVGPDIMNQLTAGFEEMANSVFPSPLEDEYLEAFDTNCAIEFEPEYLMGEFDQNPDIDEKEPIPLRDALEKMKPFLMAYEGIQSQEEWEEIMEETMARVPLLKKIVDHYSGPDRVTAKKQNEELERVASTLPKSAPSSVKQFTNRAVISLQSNPGWGFDKKCHFMDKLVWEVSQHYK